A stretch of the Polluticoccus soli genome encodes the following:
- a CDS encoding glycosyltransferase: MKHVLLVAYEYPGYHSKSGAALARRVKQVAESFELNGWQVTVVHKDQVGETGDKLCVVKKESASITRIPVRSDRSEFSVFERSIFRRLFTLYCLLKKGDRTYRWAESARRSLPLSQLSRPDLVISFFTPRGPIVLGRYFAKKYDAPWIADLQDELDQGTLSSNKYFSALNGYLSHVWVKKILSAAKAVVHVSPEWANVDSAILGRHIACIRHAMADHRTEIYNRTDSTEFRVFYGGSIEPAGQELETLNKVLLEVRAQKPVKLIMAGGEKAHYAFRNSLDESIDIEYAGWLDAEAYSQTIKSSHCCLIVPWSGADRQAIPSKFYEVCTMRPVWIVGKDSGAFSSLVGDLKHPLGRYGDVAFNVSALEKAVAGDYSSMFTLDKCAVAPITERQLCEHYLRLVN, translated from the coding sequence GTGAAACACGTATTGCTTGTTGCATATGAGTATCCCGGCTATCATTCAAAGTCGGGCGCTGCACTTGCCCGAAGGGTGAAGCAAGTAGCAGAAAGCTTTGAGCTGAATGGATGGCAGGTGACGGTTGTGCACAAAGACCAGGTTGGAGAGACAGGAGACAAGTTGTGTGTGGTAAAGAAAGAATCGGCGTCGATCACGCGCATACCTGTAAGGTCTGACAGGTCAGAGTTTTCAGTTTTTGAACGCTCTATATTCAGAAGATTGTTTACACTGTATTGTTTATTGAAAAAAGGAGATAGGACGTATAGGTGGGCCGAGAGTGCAAGAAGAAGTTTGCCACTATCGCAGCTTTCAAGGCCAGATCTCGTTATTTCATTTTTTACTCCGCGCGGCCCGATCGTTTTAGGTCGTTACTTCGCGAAGAAATATGATGCGCCCTGGATAGCAGACCTGCAAGACGAACTGGACCAGGGAACATTGAGCAGTAACAAATATTTCTCAGCCTTGAACGGTTACCTGTCGCATGTTTGGGTTAAAAAGATTCTGTCTGCCGCGAAAGCTGTAGTACATGTGTCGCCAGAATGGGCTAATGTTGATAGTGCGATTTTGGGTAGGCACATCGCATGTATCCGTCACGCAATGGCTGATCATCGTACTGAAATCTATAATAGAACGGATAGCACCGAGTTCCGGGTGTTTTATGGCGGTTCCATAGAACCGGCAGGCCAGGAACTGGAGACGTTGAATAAGGTATTGTTAGAAGTACGTGCACAAAAGCCTGTTAAGCTTATTATGGCAGGCGGCGAAAAAGCGCATTATGCCTTTCGCAATAGCCTGGATGAAAGTATCGACATCGAATATGCGGGATGGCTTGATGCAGAAGCTTATAGTCAGACCATCAAAAGTTCTCACTGCTGTCTTATAGTGCCTTGGTCGGGAGCTGACAGGCAAGCCATTCCTTCAAAATTTTACGAAGTGTGTACAATGCGCCCGGTATGGATCGTGGGAAAGGACTCTGGTGCGTTCAGCTCGCTTGTTGGTGACCTTAAGCACCCGCTGGGCAGATATGGTGATGTTGCATTTAATGTTTCGGCGCTTGAAAAAGCTGTTGCTGGCGACTATTCATCTATGTTTACCTTGGATAAATGTGCTGTAGCTCCAATAACAGAGCGGCAATTATGTGAACACTATCTCCGATTGGTGAATTGA
- the wecB gene encoding non-hydrolyzing UDP-N-acetylglucosamine 2-epimerase has translation MKLLTVVGARPQFIKAAVVSRQFKSAGVEEVLLHTGQHYDENMSSVFFTEMQIPEPKYNLSVKGGAHGYSTGHMLAGIEEVLLSEKPDAVVVYGDTNSTLAGALAAKKLHIPLVHIEAGLRSFEMRMPEEVNRILTDRISDILFCPTPTAIENLRKEGFEHFDCMIVNSGDVMQDAALFYASLSDKQSQISQSLGLDKYVLCTVHRSENTDNLDNLQSIISALNDINDQTPVIVPLHPRTRKTVYDNGLKLNFKVIDPVGYLDMVQLLKNASLVITDSGGLQKEAYFFGKHCVTLREQTEWTELVTHGYNTIAGTTSSGIIQAYSEMINKTSGFDVSLYGNGEASQVIADSILQYFS, from the coding sequence ATGAAATTATTGACAGTAGTTGGTGCAAGGCCGCAATTCATAAAGGCCGCAGTAGTTAGCCGGCAGTTCAAGTCTGCAGGGGTAGAAGAGGTATTGCTGCATACAGGTCAGCACTATGATGAGAATATGAGCTCGGTGTTTTTCACTGAGATGCAAATACCGGAACCAAAGTATAACCTCAGCGTGAAAGGTGGCGCGCATGGATACAGCACAGGACATATGTTGGCAGGTATAGAAGAAGTGCTGCTTAGTGAAAAGCCGGATGCAGTTGTGGTATACGGAGATACAAATAGTACACTGGCCGGAGCGTTAGCTGCCAAAAAGCTGCATATTCCCCTGGTGCACATAGAGGCTGGCTTACGCAGCTTTGAAATGAGGATGCCTGAGGAAGTAAACAGAATATTGACAGACCGTATATCTGATATTTTATTCTGCCCGACACCAACGGCGATAGAGAACTTAAGAAAGGAAGGCTTCGAACATTTCGACTGCATGATAGTAAACTCGGGAGATGTGATGCAGGATGCCGCGTTGTTTTATGCTTCGCTTTCTGATAAACAATCGCAGATCAGCCAAAGCCTCGGTCTTGATAAATACGTGCTTTGCACAGTTCATCGGTCTGAGAATACTGATAACCTGGACAACCTGCAATCGATCATATCAGCGCTGAATGATATCAATGACCAAACGCCGGTTATCGTGCCGCTTCATCCACGCACCCGGAAAACTGTTTACGATAATGGACTTAAGCTGAATTTTAAGGTGATAGATCCGGTCGGATATCTGGATATGGTACAACTTCTGAAGAATGCATCCCTTGTTATTACCGATAGCGGCGGCCTACAGAAAGAAGCATATTTCTTCGGTAAACATTGTGTGACGTTGAGGGAACAAACCGAATGGACCGAACTGGTAACACATGGTTACAATACGATCGCTGGAACAACAAGTTCAGGTATCATCCAGGCTTATTCTGAAATGATCAATAAGACCTCGGGATTTGATGTGAGCCTTTATGGCAATGGGGAAGCCTCGCAGGTTATCGCAGATTCAATTCTTCAATATTTCTCTTAA
- the wecB gene encoding non-hydrolyzing UDP-N-acetylglucosamine 2-epimerase — MLIDLIAGARPNFIKVASIIEAIERAQNEGLPVKYRLIHTGQHYDGNMSGSFFEELNIPAPYYNLQVGGGSQAEQTARIMVAYERILLDEPCDVCLVVGDVNSTMACAIAAKKIPGIKLAHVEAGIRSGDMTMPEEINRIVTDSITDYFFTTSETASENLRKTGVDKSSIFFVGNTMIDTLLKNDSRLKKPQLWEGLKLENGQYIVLTLHRPNNVDDPAKLTQLLDTVATSAQGMKVIFPVHPRTAKIIEEHQLIASGIYTITPLSYLEFNYLVKYAKGVVTDSGGITEEATVMGVPCMTLRDSTERPETCTIGTNELLGTDPQNIPPAFARLFAGSWKKGGIPDKWDGKSADRIVSTLLAIYTDGKAIV; from the coding sequence ATGCTTATTGACCTAATAGCTGGGGCACGTCCCAATTTTATCAAGGTTGCTTCGATTATAGAGGCGATCGAGCGCGCGCAGAATGAAGGCTTGCCGGTAAAATACAGGTTGATACACACTGGTCAGCATTATGACGGGAATATGAGCGGCAGTTTTTTTGAAGAGCTAAATATTCCGGCTCCGTACTACAACCTGCAGGTTGGCGGCGGTTCACAGGCCGAACAAACAGCCAGGATCATGGTGGCGTATGAACGCATATTGTTAGACGAGCCGTGTGATGTATGCCTTGTTGTAGGCGATGTGAATTCAACTATGGCTTGTGCAATAGCCGCTAAGAAAATACCAGGTATCAAACTGGCACATGTTGAAGCCGGCATACGTTCAGGAGATATGACGATGCCGGAAGAAATAAACCGTATCGTTACTGATTCGATCACCGACTATTTCTTCACAACGTCCGAAACAGCCAGTGAAAACTTGCGAAAAACTGGAGTTGATAAAAGCTCGATCTTCTTTGTTGGCAATACCATGATAGATACGTTGTTGAAAAATGACAGCCGGCTGAAGAAACCTCAACTTTGGGAAGGACTGAAATTGGAGAATGGACAGTATATAGTTTTGACCTTGCACCGGCCAAATAATGTTGATGATCCGGCAAAGCTTACTCAGTTGCTGGATACCGTGGCGACAAGTGCACAGGGTATGAAAGTGATCTTTCCTGTCCATCCACGCACTGCGAAGATCATAGAGGAACATCAATTGATTGCGTCTGGCATTTATACAATTACACCGTTAAGTTATTTGGAGTTCAACTACCTGGTGAAATATGCAAAGGGTGTTGTTACGGACTCCGGCGGAATAACAGAAGAGGCTACGGTAATGGGAGTACCTTGTATGACACTGCGCGATTCAACTGAGCGACCAGAAACATGCACCATAGGTACGAACGAATTACTTGGCACCGATCCTCAAAATATTCCACCTGCGTTCGCGCGTTTGTTCGCCGGTAGCTGGAAAAAAGGTGGTATACCAGATAAGTGGGATGGCAAGAGTGCTGATAGAATTGTGAGCACCCTTTTAGCAATTTATACTGACGGGAAGGCTATTGTGTAA
- a CDS encoding glycosyltransferase, producing MSSRKKILLLTLVHPDFLPPVYATALVLRDEGYAVEIITFNSLVPAENESDEGITICEVGEYHNKSFFQRLSLRRKFNEVVQNKMREQPVLVVSFCTFSFLSAETQKRQVPHAHIALEINNTPERFNESPLTFMRIQRTFSKISGAEFVATPSVQRSAWLAGKCGLRSVPHTIQNTTYYKAAEKNKSTDLLKTILPEHFLEKKAFLYAGRLNSNYSVHELVMAFGQLNDGNAVLVITGFRENDPYCIQLRQILNSQPNSKNILLLPVVPRQELAALQEYAHIGICFLYERLNDLETQMAAPNKIGEYIANGLYLLTNKVVYTAQFQNAGVATLIDQPAVDQIQQGMAEALLNVGDLGFAKKIDAFYRDEYCMQQQARPIIEFLKSKQRVES from the coding sequence ATGAGTAGTAGAAAGAAAATATTATTGCTTACCCTGGTTCACCCAGACTTTTTGCCGCCGGTTTATGCCACGGCACTGGTGTTGCGCGATGAAGGGTATGCGGTTGAGATCATTACCTTCAATTCGTTGGTTCCTGCTGAAAATGAGTCTGATGAGGGTATCACGATCTGCGAGGTCGGCGAATATCATAACAAGTCTTTCTTTCAACGATTGAGCCTGCGAAGGAAGTTTAATGAAGTTGTGCAAAATAAAATGCGTGAACAACCTGTACTCGTTGTTAGTTTTTGCACATTTAGCTTTTTATCTGCTGAAACGCAAAAAAGGCAAGTGCCACATGCTCATATCGCACTGGAGATAAACAATACTCCTGAAAGGTTCAACGAGTCGCCACTCACTTTTATGCGTATCCAACGCACTTTTAGCAAAATATCGGGTGCAGAATTTGTTGCAACGCCATCTGTTCAACGTTCTGCCTGGCTGGCGGGGAAGTGTGGTTTGCGAAGTGTACCTCATACTATACAAAACACGACCTATTACAAAGCTGCGGAGAAAAATAAAAGCACCGATCTGCTGAAGACAATATTGCCAGAGCATTTTCTCGAAAAAAAGGCATTTTTATATGCGGGCAGACTCAATAGCAACTATAGCGTACATGAGCTCGTAATGGCTTTTGGTCAACTCAACGATGGTAACGCGGTGCTGGTTATTACCGGGTTCAGGGAAAATGACCCTTATTGTATACAACTGCGGCAGATCCTAAACAGCCAGCCTAATAGCAAAAACATATTATTGCTGCCCGTAGTTCCACGGCAGGAGTTAGCGGCGCTGCAGGAGTATGCTCATATAGGAATTTGCTTTTTGTATGAAAGGTTAAATGACCTGGAAACACAAATGGCAGCCCCCAACAAAATAGGGGAGTACATCGCTAATGGGTTGTACCTGCTTACTAATAAAGTAGTGTACACGGCGCAGTTTCAAAACGCTGGCGTTGCAACATTGATAGATCAACCCGCAGTTGACCAAATACAACAGGGTATGGCGGAGGCGTTGCTTAATGTAGGTGATTTGGGATTTGCCAAAAAAATAGACGCATTTTATCGCGACGAATATTGTATGCAGCAGCAGGCACGTCCAATAATAGAGTTTTTAAAAAGCAAGCAGCGTGTTGAATCGTAA
- the asnB gene encoding asparagine synthase (glutamine-hydrolyzing): MCGILAIINKKGSVARGEDLIKSSSIIDYRGPDDEGFLTWSTGDQSKVWAGKDTAQSTLSHWRYDALTTDKDFAVGFGHRRLSILDLSPAGHQPMLLPEASLAITFNGEVYNYLEIKAELEGLGHSFKSKSDTEVILHAWQQWGRACLDKFNGMFAFVLLDHKDRKVFAVRDRFGVKPLYYYTSESNVVFASEIKQIRAFKGFRSNVNDELALTYLAIGAVDQTSGSFDKQINQVPGGHYAEIDLDGSGNVAVKEWYRLTPQVWQGSWDDAVVNLKSLLSDAINLRLRSDVTVGSCLSGGLDSSSIVCLAAELLQAKSEFAGQETVTACYTDKRYDEWDFAEEVIRKTKANPHQIFPTFDDLQTELDKFLWHQDDPTGSTSQFSQWSVFKKTHEVGLKVMIDGQGADEQLAGYGGNDLPFYAGLMRGMKLRSLVDEMRSYKKEKGAIPVGFLLGAAQLTLGKGFASVLPPRMRMVSGSSPEWLKYQGAMSLYPSPAKSLQENLNRQVYSEPLPALLRYEDRNSMAWSVESRTPFMDYRLLEFTSGLPERYIYYRGTRKHILREAMKGVLPEKIEKRKDKMGFVTPEEQWVRKDKQWFSERVSETLDQFPAYFNKDKTIAHLNDVAAGVKPFDFSVWRIVCLGKWYTLHK, encoded by the coding sequence ATGTGCGGGATACTCGCAATAATTAATAAAAAGGGTTCGGTAGCAAGGGGTGAAGATCTAATTAAGTCTTCGTCTATCATTGACTATCGCGGGCCTGATGACGAAGGGTTTTTGACGTGGTCGACTGGAGATCAGTCCAAAGTGTGGGCTGGAAAAGATACTGCGCAGTCAACATTGTCGCATTGGCGTTATGATGCTTTAACGACGGACAAGGATTTTGCAGTTGGTTTCGGCCACAGGCGATTGTCAATCCTGGACCTTTCGCCGGCAGGACATCAGCCCATGTTGCTGCCGGAAGCCAGTCTAGCAATTACATTCAATGGTGAGGTTTACAACTACCTTGAGATAAAAGCAGAGTTGGAAGGGCTAGGCCATAGCTTTAAATCCAAGTCAGATACAGAGGTGATACTGCATGCCTGGCAACAATGGGGCAGGGCTTGTCTCGACAAGTTCAATGGCATGTTTGCTTTTGTGTTGCTTGATCACAAGGATCGCAAAGTATTTGCCGTGCGCGACCGTTTTGGGGTTAAACCTCTTTATTATTATACATCAGAAAGCAATGTCGTATTTGCTTCTGAGATCAAACAAATAAGAGCGTTTAAAGGATTTCGCAGTAATGTGAACGATGAATTAGCGCTTACCTACCTGGCTATCGGCGCGGTTGACCAAACCTCAGGTAGTTTTGATAAACAGATCAACCAGGTTCCGGGCGGGCACTATGCAGAGATTGATCTTGATGGTTCTGGGAATGTTGCAGTTAAAGAGTGGTATCGCCTGACGCCACAGGTGTGGCAAGGTAGTTGGGATGATGCAGTTGTGAACCTGAAATCACTTTTAAGTGATGCAATAAATCTCAGGCTGCGATCTGATGTCACCGTGGGCTCATGTTTATCTGGCGGTTTAGATTCATCGAGCATTGTTTGCCTGGCGGCAGAACTGCTACAGGCAAAATCTGAATTTGCCGGACAGGAAACGGTGACAGCATGTTATACTGACAAGCGATATGACGAATGGGATTTTGCCGAAGAAGTGATCCGCAAAACAAAAGCCAATCCGCACCAGATATTCCCGACGTTCGATGACCTGCAAACGGAACTGGATAAATTCTTATGGCACCAGGATGATCCTACCGGAAGTACATCGCAATTCAGTCAATGGTCGGTGTTTAAAAAGACACACGAAGTTGGTCTTAAAGTGATGATTGACGGCCAGGGTGCAGACGAACAGCTAGCTGGTTATGGTGGCAACGACCTGCCTTTTTATGCAGGCCTTATGCGTGGCATGAAGTTGCGCTCGTTGGTAGATGAGATGCGTTCATACAAAAAAGAAAAAGGAGCTATACCCGTAGGATTTCTTTTAGGTGCAGCGCAGCTTACCTTGGGTAAAGGTTTTGCTTCTGTGCTGCCTCCACGCATGCGCATGGTTTCAGGCAGTTCTCCGGAATGGTTGAAATATCAAGGGGCAATGAGTCTTTACCCGTCACCAGCAAAGAGCTTACAGGAAAATCTTAACAGGCAAGTTTATTCTGAACCATTGCCGGCGTTGCTGCGCTACGAAGACAGGAACTCGATGGCCTGGAGTGTAGAATCACGTACTCCGTTTATGGACTACAGGTTGCTGGAGTTTACGTCTGGACTACCCGAACGATACATTTATTATCGTGGTACGCGCAAGCATATTTTGCGCGAGGCGATGAAAGGTGTGTTGCCGGAAAAAATCGAGAAACGAAAAGATAAAATGGGATTTGTGACGCCGGAAGAACAGTGGGTAAGAAAGGATAAACAATGGTTCAGTGAGCGGGTCTCGGAAACGCTGGACCAGTTCCCTGCATATTTTAATAAAGACAAAACTATCGCTCACCTCAATGATGTTGCTGCCGGGGTTAAACCTTTTGACTTTTCGGTATGGCGTATCGTGTGTTTGGGCAAATGGTACACCCTGCATAAATAA
- a CDS encoding glycosyltransferase family 2 protein, whose translation MDISIIIPTYNRQQLLKHTLDSVVPDKHASLACEVIVVDDQSTDATVGMVTADYPFVTLIKNGGNGAAAARNTGLGIATGKYVLYLDSDDIVGEGALSVKVDFLNKHADYDFCYGDYEYFQSEAEFRVDTVVFWNKYQVAQEGRSLNQHLINYLKGDYIPPNAIVWRRTALEKIGGHDPSLLINQDVELFVRAMLNGLKVGYVQDLSKVYVRHHDTDARVGSTNSVAKSKQVLQLRKDIYYRLQQTGHTQEEYRKAISFYAFTEWRRQRDMKSEMADEFLEFAKSVHWPVALQESAGFNLLAKLLGPDVAVRIKYFLFRRNF comes from the coding sequence ATGGATATTTCCATCATCATACCAACATATAACAGGCAGCAACTGTTGAAGCATACGCTGGATAGCGTTGTGCCAGACAAGCACGCCAGCTTAGCTTGTGAAGTTATTGTTGTTGATGATCAATCTACCGATGCAACTGTAGGAATGGTGACAGCTGATTATCCGTTTGTCACGCTGATAAAGAATGGCGGCAACGGGGCAGCAGCTGCGAGGAACACCGGACTTGGCATTGCTACCGGTAAGTATGTTCTTTACCTGGATTCAGATGATATTGTTGGTGAAGGTGCGCTTAGCGTGAAAGTTGATTTTCTAAATAAACATGCAGACTACGATTTCTGTTATGGGGACTATGAATATTTTCAATCGGAGGCAGAATTTCGTGTAGATACAGTCGTGTTTTGGAATAAGTATCAAGTAGCTCAGGAAGGTAGAAGTCTAAATCAACATTTGATCAATTACCTGAAAGGCGACTACATACCACCTAATGCAATTGTTTGGCGTAGGACTGCGTTGGAGAAGATCGGAGGACATGACCCCTCGTTGCTTATCAATCAAGATGTAGAATTGTTTGTGCGCGCTATGTTGAACGGTCTTAAAGTTGGTTATGTGCAAGACTTATCGAAAGTCTATGTCAGGCATCATGACACAGATGCACGTGTAGGTTCTACAAATTCGGTGGCAAAGTCAAAACAGGTATTGCAATTGCGTAAAGATATTTATTACCGTTTGCAGCAAACAGGGCATACACAAGAAGAATACCGGAAAGCTATAAGCTTTTATGCATTTACCGAGTGGCGCAGACAACGGGATATGAAGTCTGAAATGGCTGATGAGTTTCTCGAATTTGCAAAGAGCGTGCATTGGCCCGTCGCATTGCAGGAGTCGGCTGGCTTTAACTTACTCGCAAAACTATTGGGGCCAGACGTAGCAGTGCGGATCAAGTATTTTCTTTTCAGACGCAATTTTTAA
- a CDS encoding glycosyltransferase family 4 protein, which yields MRVLLLSNNYPRRGNESNGIFIHQQAKALQQLGVECHVLQLYNWYPGLGLHKLNANWQLGHTQRQQLFTEYEGIHVHHVPVFLYMPDRIFRNDYEMRAAAAVASYVKKNKQLRKSDWLYAHFLTDSGYVAALAASKMNIRTAAIARGDDIHAWPEKSPALANRLKYVFHKADILMANSARLASDARRWMESGRERELKVVYNGIDHEKFRPAVNAEEKRAYVQSFGLDPNYKYILCVATPVALKGWLELFNAIGNLSEDLTGWKLLIVAPPYTHPDAIDLRLMSVEQGIGDKTVFMGHMDSEKLAKLYRASDVFVLPSYNEGMANSLLEAMASGIACIATEVGGHAEVIENGKDGVLVSPRNTTELQNAISTVCSDTALLQQYGANARKRALQLGSYAENAKRLYDLFESYPNGK from the coding sequence ATGCGAGTACTGCTGCTTTCAAATAACTATCCCCGCCGTGGTAATGAATCGAACGGAATATTCATTCACCAGCAGGCGAAGGCATTGCAGCAACTAGGTGTAGAATGCCATGTGCTGCAGTTGTACAACTGGTATCCAGGTCTAGGGTTACATAAGTTGAACGCAAACTGGCAGCTGGGTCATACACAACGGCAGCAGCTCTTTACGGAATATGAAGGTATTCATGTTCATCATGTGCCGGTATTTCTCTACATGCCCGATCGTATTTTTCGAAATGACTACGAGATGAGAGCCGCAGCAGCGGTAGCGAGTTACGTCAAAAAGAACAAACAACTGCGCAAAAGTGACTGGCTGTATGCGCACTTTTTGACCGATTCTGGCTATGTCGCGGCTCTTGCAGCCTCAAAAATGAATATCAGAACTGCCGCAATAGCGCGGGGAGATGATATTCATGCCTGGCCAGAGAAAAGTCCGGCCCTAGCCAATCGTCTTAAATATGTTTTTCATAAGGCTGATATCCTGATGGCCAACAGTGCAAGATTAGCATCTGATGCACGTAGGTGGATGGAATCTGGAAGGGAGCGGGAACTGAAAGTTGTTTACAATGGCATTGATCACGAGAAGTTTCGTCCGGCTGTTAACGCAGAAGAAAAGCGTGCGTATGTGCAAAGCTTCGGGCTTGATCCAAATTATAAATACATTCTTTGTGTAGCGACCCCGGTTGCGTTAAAAGGATGGCTGGAGCTGTTCAACGCGATCGGTAACTTAAGTGAAGACCTAACCGGATGGAAATTATTGATCGTTGCGCCGCCTTATACACACCCGGATGCGATCGATCTTCGATTGATGAGTGTTGAGCAGGGTATTGGCGACAAAACTGTATTCATGGGACACATGGATTCAGAAAAACTAGCGAAGCTTTATCGTGCTTCCGATGTTTTTGTATTGCCAAGCTACAATGAGGGAATGGCTAATTCCTTGCTTGAAGCAATGGCATCAGGCATAGCCTGTATTGCCACTGAAGTGGGCGGTCATGCTGAAGTAATTGAAAACGGTAAAGACGGTGTTCTCGTTTCTCCACGTAACACAACTGAGTTGCAGAATGCGATATCAACAGTTTGTAGCGATACGGCGCTGCTACAACAATACGGTGCAAACGCCAGGAAGCGAGCCTTGCAGTTGGGCTCTTACGCTGAAAATGCAAAACGCCTTTACGATCTATTTGAAAGTTACCCCAACGGGAAATAG
- a CDS encoding Gfo/Idh/MocA family protein, whose translation MTTKKFAMIGTAGYIAPRHLGAIRNTGNQLLAALDRFDSVGILDSYFPDAHFFTEFERFDRHIDKLKRKGTSIDYVSICTPNYLHDSHIRFALRQHADAICEKPLVLNPWNVDALKEIEKETGNKVYNILQLRLHQDIVALKNKIDNAPADKIYDIDLTYLTSRGNWYFNSWKGDVSKSGGIATNIGIHFFDMLIWIFGGVKENIVHVLDADKAAGMLHLERARVRWFLSVNYDYVPDYIKLKGQRTYRSIMVDGEELEFSEGFTDLHTKSYTEILAGNGFGLEAAMPSIQLVHDIRESQQVGLKGEYHKLLKVTA comes from the coding sequence ATGACCACAAAAAAATTCGCGATGATTGGCACCGCCGGCTATATTGCTCCAAGACATTTAGGAGCAATAAGGAATACTGGCAACCAATTGTTGGCGGCACTGGATAGGTTTGATTCGGTGGGCATACTGGATAGCTATTTTCCGGATGCTCATTTCTTTACAGAATTTGAGCGTTTCGACCGTCATATAGATAAACTGAAAAGAAAGGGAACAAGTATTGACTATGTTAGTATTTGCACTCCCAATTACCTGCACGATTCTCATATCCGGTTTGCGCTTCGTCAACACGCGGATGCGATATGCGAAAAGCCGTTGGTGCTTAATCCCTGGAATGTAGATGCTCTTAAAGAAATCGAAAAAGAGACTGGCAATAAGGTTTATAACATTTTGCAGTTGAGGCTGCACCAGGATATTGTTGCGTTGAAGAACAAGATTGACAACGCGCCTGCTGATAAGATATACGATATCGATCTGACTTACCTCACTTCAAGGGGTAACTGGTATTTCAATAGCTGGAAAGGCGATGTTTCGAAATCCGGAGGCATTGCAACTAATATAGGTATCCATTTCTTCGATATGCTGATCTGGATATTTGGAGGCGTGAAAGAGAATATTGTACACGTGCTGGATGCCGACAAGGCAGCAGGCATGCTCCACCTTGAGAGGGCGAGGGTGCGATGGTTCCTGAGTGTGAACTATGATTATGTACCTGACTACATAAAGCTGAAGGGGCAACGTACATACAGATCGATCATGGTGGATGGCGAGGAGCTGGAATTCAGCGAAGGCTTTACAGACCTCCATACAAAAAGCTACACAGAGATACTTGCTGGAAATGGCTTCGGCCTGGAGGCTGCCATGCCAAGCATACAGTTGGTGCATGATATACGCGAAAGCCAGCAAGTAGGCTTGAAGGGTGAATACCATAAATTATTGAAGGTTACTGCTTAG